In one window of Prevotella sp. E13-17 DNA:
- a CDS encoding DUF5723 family protein has product MKLYKYILAASVMALSTQVVAQELNSAYFTQDYKYRHDMNPAFGNDQGYVAIPVLGNLNVRTQGNFGLGDLLFMNPATGKYDRTFMHPDVSVDEALKGFHDGANKFNLDLRLTLISIGFKGLGGYNTIEVNERTMVGMSLPYDFFRFAKDLSNNVYDFSDLDMHAHSFAEVALGHSHRVNDKLRVGAKLKALIGAGRADFTMNNVHAELLPNAQQWRITADAKADVMVKGFQFKSKNSEFKTKPGTYEHIDDVDVDGGGVGGFGFAVDLGATYKVLDELTVSAAVTDLGFINWSEHATAVNPNKEFIFNGFQDMSVKDDGNGDTFDDRLDEYGDQLAEFANLRDTGEKGSKTTGVGATARLGVEYELPMYRQLSFGLLGTRRFNGDFSWTEGRLSANWKPLKWLDGGVNVAVSDFGTSAGWILNIHPVGANIFIGMDHIMGKVAKQGVPLKSNMNINLGMNVAF; this is encoded by the coding sequence ATGAAACTATATAAGTATATCTTAGCCGCTTCTGTCATGGCGCTGTCAACACAGGTTGTGGCACAAGAATTGAATTCTGCCTACTTCACGCAGGACTATAAATATCGTCATGACATGAACCCAGCCTTTGGCAACGACCAAGGCTATGTAGCCATCCCCGTCTTGGGCAACTTAAATGTTCGTACCCAAGGAAACTTTGGCTTGGGCGACTTGCTGTTCATGAATCCAGCCACTGGCAAATACGATCGCACTTTTATGCACCCCGATGTGTCTGTCGATGAGGCGCTGAAGGGCTTCCATGACGGTGCCAACAAATTCAATCTCGATCTTCGTCTCACCCTCATAAGTATTGGATTCAAAGGCCTTGGTGGCTACAATACCATTGAAGTCAACGAGCGTACGATGGTGGGCATGTCGTTGCCCTACGATTTCTTCCGTTTTGCCAAGGATCTGAGCAACAATGTCTATGACTTCAGTGATTTGGATATGCATGCTCACTCTTTTGCAGAAGTCGCTCTCGGTCACTCTCATCGTGTCAACGATAAGCTGCGTGTTGGTGCCAAGCTGAAAGCCCTGATAGGTGCTGGTCGTGCAGACTTCACCATGAATAATGTTCATGCTGAGCTGCTGCCTAATGCTCAGCAGTGGCGTATCACAGCCGATGCCAAGGCCGACGTTATGGTGAAGGGTTTCCAGTTCAAGTCAAAGAACTCAGAGTTTAAGACCAAGCCAGGCACTTACGAGCATATTGATGATGTCGATGTTGACGGTGGCGGTGTTGGTGGCTTTGGCTTTGCCGTCGATCTTGGTGCCACCTACAAGGTGCTGGATGAGTTGACTGTCAGTGCCGCTGTGACAGATCTCGGTTTCATTAACTGGTCAGAGCATGCGACGGCAGTTAATCCAAATAAAGAGTTTATCTTCAATGGCTTCCAAGATATGTCTGTGAAAGACGATGGCAATGGCGATACCTTCGATGATCGCCTTGATGAATACGGAGATCAGCTGGCCGAATTTGCCAATCTGCGTGACACGGGCGAGAAGGGCAGCAAGACCACTGGCGTTGGTGCAACAGCACGTTTAGGCGTAGAGTATGAACTGCCCATGTACCGCCAACTGTCGTTCGGCTTGTTGGGAACCCGCCGTTTCAATGGCGATTTCTCGTGGACAGAAGGTCGCCTGAGCGCTAACTGGAAGCCCTTGAAGTGGCTCGATGGTGGTGTCAATGTGGCTGTCAGCGATTTCGGGACCAGTGCTGGTTGGATTCTCAATATCCATCCTGTTGGCGCTAATATCTTTATTGGTATGGACCATATCATGGGTAAGGTGGCTAAGCAGGGTGTACCCCTCAAGTCGAACATGAATATTAACTTGGGTATGAACGTCGCATTCTAA
- a CDS encoding RNA methyltransferase, with the protein MAAASVLSSAQNPKVKRLLALQQKSSERRQSGLFVVEGLREVQHCVEAGYQLDTLFVCPSLYVDEAQTEQLMHSLPADVHIFELTPQVYEKVAYRGTTEGVIAEVKTRQLQLEDLQLRENALIVVLERVEKPGNLGAVLRSADAAQADAVIVCDPLTDLYNPNLIRSSIGAIFTVPTVACSSDACIRFLQQRGISILTAQLQDSHLYYDTDMCRSTAIVMGTESTGLTDQWRQAATAHIRIPMLGRLDSLNVSVSAAILLFEAVRQRNPKA; encoded by the coding sequence ATGGCAGCAGCATCCGTTTTATCAAGTGCTCAGAACCCCAAGGTGAAGCGGTTGCTGGCACTTCAACAGAAATCATCAGAACGCCGACAGTCAGGCCTTTTTGTTGTAGAAGGGCTGCGCGAGGTACAACATTGTGTCGAAGCAGGCTATCAGCTCGACACCCTTTTCGTTTGTCCTTCGCTCTATGTTGATGAGGCACAGACCGAACAGCTGATGCATTCGCTTCCTGCTGATGTTCACATCTTCGAGCTGACACCGCAAGTCTATGAGAAGGTGGCCTATCGTGGCACCACCGAAGGTGTGATTGCCGAGGTCAAGACCCGTCAGCTTCAGTTAGAAGACCTTCAGCTCCGCGAGAATGCTCTCATTGTTGTGCTTGAGCGAGTTGAAAAACCTGGCAATCTTGGTGCTGTTCTTCGCTCAGCCGATGCTGCACAGGCCGATGCTGTCATCGTTTGTGATCCACTGACAGACCTTTATAATCCCAACCTTATTCGTAGCAGCATTGGTGCCATCTTCACGGTGCCCACCGTGGCATGCAGCAGTGATGCTTGTATCCGTTTCTTGCAGCAGCGAGGCATCAGCATCCTGACAGCGCAATTGCAGGATTCGCATCTCTACTATGATACCGACATGTGTCGTTCTACGGCTATTGTGATGGGAACTGAGTCAACTGGTCTGACGGACCAGTGGCGTCAAGCAGCGACGGCCCACATCCGTATTCCGATGTTGGGCCGTCTTGACTCATTGAATGTGTCTGTCAGCGCTGCCATCCTGCTTTTTGAGGCCGTACGTCAGCGCAATCCGAAAGCTTAG